ACTGTCTGTCCACTGTGTCTAGTTTCTAGTCTAGTGCGGTTTTATTTTCATGTCACGAGCCTGCATCGCGATTTTACATTCAATCTATGTTTGGAATTTGGTGAAATATTGATCGTTTTACTTTTAAATGGGCAGGTTTAGGGGATTCTCCTGCTGGTATGGATCGGGAATACGTTAATACCTTTTCCCCATTAGATTTTTCCTGCTGCTTCTGAAAATTAATTCAATGGTGCAGGTAGAACGGTGTAATCCCGGAACTGTAAattatggatataatttattGGATTTTTTACTCTAACACtcatatttttaaataattaaattgagagatagatagaggagatATTACAAGTCAATTCTGAAGTCTTCATAGGGCCGTGTAAGTGTGAATACCAATGTATATATGGCTGGGTTTGCAACAGGTTGCTTCATGAAAATACTGAACACCTATTTGATGATGTTACTCATAACATTGTATTAACACTCTGTTTAAACTCACAATGAGAACAGAAGTATATTCTATACTTTTCATCAAACACTAATTCAAGTATAAGTAACATAGGAATCGTATTCATGCATCCGTCTCATCACTTACCCAAAGTACATATTTATGTATGAGGAAAATTATTACTTTCATGTGAGTAAAAATTCAGCATTAGCACTGAAAAGTAGTAGGGTGATGGTAGTATGTTAATCGCAAAAAGAATAAGAATTAGTATGTGTTacactgcattgtcggaactagaagcacaagcatttcgctacactcgcattaacatctgctaaccatgtgtatgtgacaaataacatttgatttgatttgattttaccaagtaggctatATCAGATTTTGGGTTTGCTGCTTTGTTAGGGTTTTAAGCTTTCTTCAGTGTAAACATTTGATATCCGCATGCTCACTATTCAGTTCAGTTTAATTCAGTACCAGACATTGAACTGTGAAGCCCAATTCTCATATCATTGTCTTGAACAGGAGCTGGTATCAATAAAtgtttcatttgtgtgtgtttgtgtgtctgtctgggatcatttatttgtatttatggcTGCAATTATGTGTATGCATAGTCCGTTTATCATGCACACGCAAGTATATTTGTTTTGTGTGAATATAGTTTTGGTTGTTTGGATATTTTTTCTGTGCCTCCATTCTGTGATTCTGTGATTCCTAGTGTTCACGTCACTGTGTATATGCCTGTGCCTGTGATTGCTTCCCATTATATGCctgagtgcgtgtgtgcgtgtgtgcgtgtgtgtgtgcgtgtgtgcgtgcgtgcgtgcgtgcgtgcgtgcgtgcgtgcgtgtgtgtgtgtgtgtgtgtgtgtgtgtgtgtgtgtgtgtgtgtgtgtgtgtgtgtgcgtcacgctctagtatgtgtgtggtgtgtgtgtgtggtgtgtgtgtgtgtgtgtgtgtgtgtgtgtgtgtgtgtgtgtgtgtgtgtgaatagagcAATTACAAACGTTGGGCTCATAAGTGTTGACATCTTAGTTCTTGCCTTTCCACAGGGCTTCTTCAAGCGCACGGTTCAGAACAACAAGCGGTACACATGTATAGAGAACCAGAGCTGCGCCATCGACAAGACACAAAGAAAACGCTGCCCTTACTGCCGCTTCCAGAAGTGCCTTACCGTCGGCATGAAGCTGGAAGGTAAGGACAGCTCTTGTTAATGAGATTACGAAACAGTAAGGCAAGGTCATGGTATAGTTAGGGTCAGGGTTTGATTTACGTTGGTGCACGACAGACTTGTGTTCAAGTAGTATTTGTTTCTCTTTCAAGAACTTTGAGGACTTTGATCGAATCGTGCAGAGTGCCAGATGTTCTggttttgcacttttgggactactcCATCGGTTCCATTGCGCCAGGCGAGTTCAGTCACacccagctaaagtatttgaaagaaaacaaatacaatttgagctCAGAGTCTGGTGCACAGGCCACGCTTATTGGAGTGGGAATTTAGCATTGGCACCCAAATAATCAGTAAAGATGTGGAAATTCTCCTGTCCACTATCTTTGATCTCCCTAGAGTTAATTGGAACGCTACGGCCATATTCAAACACAACTGTTATGTGGAAGTTTTGGGGCGAAAGGAAAAACAAACACGTTTGAATTGGTATCACCTAAGGTTTTCAAAGGTTTCTACTGTTGTTGTATAGACATAGATTGATGTAGAAGTTGCCCTAAACCACAGATCGAGGATGAGATACTCCTACAACCAATCCTAACTTTAACCAAGTTAGGATTAGGGGGATGAACaaatatctgaccctgtatcaatGATGAGGGCCAAATTCAACCTACTCTGTAGAAATAATCCAAACATGTCCTGCAGGTACACAGAGGGGCGAGAAGTGAAAATGCAACATTGGCTTGTCTTACCCCTGACACTCATATCAACTGGGCCCTCAGTCTTTGGCCTAAACCTTTCCTTGTTGAACCACAATCTTCATGAAACCATCCCATATTCATGTGTACTTTTAAGCGTTTTTAAAAGAACAGTTCTTCTTTTGGAGTCTTTTCCTCTTAGCCCGCAGGAGTGTGGTTTTAATTACTATTAATTGTGAATGGCCGCGGGGCAGAATTTCCACGCCTGTCATTTTACAGCTTACTACGACGTGATTTGTTTTCATACGCTAGCAGCTGGGCGGAGGGGCCCTGCAGCGCTCTGTCTACTTCAGCCCAGGGGCAGAGCCAGGCAGGCGGGTGGACAGGCAAGGAGGCCGTGTGGAGAGTTGCCACAACCTGTAAAGAGCACAGAGCTAGAATCCTGATCTTCCAGACACCGCTTTCCAGTAAACAcataaatatattataaatatattcaGACGGACCAAAAAAAGGTGTTTACAGCTAGACCCATTCAGTCCTTCATTTTgggctgattttttttaaagaataaattGTCGATTTGCAGTTAAATCCCATTTTTAAAGGTAGGATAATTTTGGGGTTTGTTTTGCTTGTCGGAAGTTGTTCCTGTCTACCGATAAGTCCATAGACCTAGTCAATATCCAGTACAGTGTTGGGCTGGGGCTGTAAATAATGGTGAAAATACAGGCAGTCATATCTGAGTGACACAGACAGTATCCTGAGTCTGACATGTCTGCCATAGAGAGATTCAGTCCCTATTATCTGGACTGATAAAAGCATGGCGACGCCGATCTATCCTGGAGGAAAAGGAGTCATTATGCCGCGTGAGATATCCTTTTGTTGTGTATTTATGCCCATGATAAATAGTTTACCTTTGGCCTAATGTGCGGTCGGGGCTCATGATCTGATTACAGATTCACTTTTCCTGTTATTGTGTCTTTCCTGTTGAGTGTGAATGAGAAATGTACAGATTACACTCTTCTTTTCCCTTGAAAAGGTGCATTGGCACTGGTATTTTAACATTGATGAGTGTTAAAACACGTTTTAAAACATATTAGTGTTAAAATGTACCATACTTACTAATATCCGTAATTCATCTAATTTGGATAATTTACTTTGTTAAGTATGGTGGGAATTGTTTATTCCCGTTTTATTGCCCAACGCTAAATTGTCAGTAAATAGCTACTGTCATCCAAGAGCCTAGCAAGATGCCTGTCCCTCATGCTTCTCGGcctaaaaaaacatatatttatttaagCATATACTTTATAGTAAGTACTATTCAGTCATTTAAACAAAACGTATTATCCCATTTAGATTCTCACTGTAACATGCAATATCGCTGTTAAGGAAAAACATAACTTTTTTTCCGCAGTGCAGGTTTGATTGAACCCCTGCCCGAATCCTAATATTTCCACACAGATAAACGGAATTGTctcctgtgtgtttgtcttttcGCTCCGTCCTcctttttttctcctccctttctccctgccCTGTCTTGTTTCCCTTTCTACCTGCCGAAGGAACGGAAGCCAGACTCCTGTCCCATTACTTATGCATAGGTATCATAGGTATTCATGTGTGTGCGTGGGGTAGCGCGCATCCAGAGTGGGAACCGGGCAGACATGACAAACAGGGTGTCAGAACCTGGCCAGGGGAGCCATTAATATGCTGCTGCCCGACAGGGATCCTCACCTACGCTCACTTAATATTCCTGTATATTAAACACTCATAAATCAGACCATAAGCAGAGCCCTTTGTGCCGCGGCGGGCCGGGCCCGGGATGgagtgtagagtgtgtgtctgtgtgtttgtacctAAGCCCCAGCCTTATACTACAGTCCTATACTCTAAACGTATCCCACAGCCCCAGCCTTGTACCTCAGCTCCTGccttatacagtacagtatgctcCCCAGTATCAAACCCCAATCCCAACCTCCGCTAGCCCTAACCCCCAATCCCCCAGCTAAAGCCCCATCCTCTCCCCAACCCCATCCCAGATTAATCTGTACAACATGCATGTAAATAACCTTGTTTAATTAGACACaaggagggtgaaagagagagaaaaaaaactgctaTCAAAAATGCTCCAGTATTCATGATGCGAGTCCCAGGTTCAGACCTAATTGTGTTTTCCCAAAAGGGCCGACTATTAATTTTCAGCTTATTAATTACCCTGTTGCTCTGAGTCATTAATAGTTAAAGTCGCTACAATAATGTATAATGGATACAGGGGATCCACGTTCCAAATgttttcctttatagtgcactacttttgaccagggcccatagggctcatgtcataagtagtgcactatatacagtatatctttttTGGGGTGTGTGTCACTTAGCCAGTGGCGGGCTCTTCTTCTAGGTGCCAGTGTCTGCGGACCCTATGTGCTTgaccttacctctctctcttatcagtGCTGCATCAGTGTGTGATACCCTCTGTACCGTGTGTCTGCGGCCCCTGTGCTCTCCCCTCTAAGCCCCTCTTGGCCCCTTTCTCAGATCACCGCCACTGTGACAGACACTGCTGTGACAGAGACCATTAAAACTACTCCCAAGGCAGCTGTTGGTCCAGCCCCCTTCTAATCACTTTATGTATTTCAATACCTACTCCCTACTAGAGATATTAAATATTAGTGGCCTGAGTGCCCGACGGTGTGTCCGCCCTGACCCAGTATTGTAGGGATGGAACGGGGGTGGGCGGATGGGGGGTGAATGGTTGGGTCCCGCCTGGTTCACTCTCCCACCGAGCCCAGCGTAGCCAGTCTGCTGCCTGCTCCACTCCACCACAGCTTGGGCATAAGAGATAAATAATTAAGCATAAATAATTAACAGGGGGGCACtcgggagagagaggcagagagacagtctCCCCCCTTGGCATGCATGGTGCAGATCATACATGGTCCGCCGTGCACCATGGAGACAGTCTCATTCATTAGCCTGAATGAAGCTGTGATCCTCGGAATCTTGGGATCATTCGGGATTCTGCTGGGGTTTTCATATGATGTTTTGGGATCATTAGGAAATGTACCGTTTTTGTCATGTTTGTACTCTGGTTTGATTTTCAGTGTTAACACTTTTCAGTGTTTTGAATTAGGGTAGTTCTTAGTGTTAACACTTTTCAGTGTTTTGAATGAGTATCATTTTCAGTGCTAACACTTTCCAGTGTTTTCAATGAGGGTAAATCATTTTCAGTGCAAACACGTTTCAGTGTTTTGAATGAGGTTAAATCATTTTCAGTGTTAACACTTTCCAGTGTTTTGAATGAGGTTAAATCATTTTCAGTGTTGACACTTTTCAGTGTTTTGAATAAGTGTAGGCATAAATAATGTTGACGTTGTCACTCTTCTCATTTGGACTGACGATATATGCTTGGAGAAATTACTAATAGCCTTGTTGTCTGGTATGTATCAGGATTACATAGGTTCATAAAAGTTATTGTTTCAGTAACTAGCGTTTACAACCTGTCAAGCTGAGTGACAAAGCGTGCCATGCGTGTGAAAGGTAACACGTTATGACAAGGCTGTATTTCCCTGCTCTGAGACATCCGAGTTCTCCAGTGCAAAGGTCAACGCAAAGTTTAGTAGTCGTtgatcgtttttttcccccttttatgCATGAACTATAAGACGAAACGGGAGCTCTGTGTTAAATGGCCATTGTAGAGATCTCTATGATTAATCAACGCTAATAGTTTGGTGTGGGTTCTTGTTATGAACACATGGGGGTCATGAATGACATTTGCTCAGAGGTCTCAAACTCCTGGCTCATGAGCTGCCTATTTGTGGCCCGCGGATTGGAAGTTTCAGAACACTGGCTGAAATCGACTCCAATGACTTTTTATTTGATCCGTTTATCAATATTGCTAGtatctttttctctccttcccccttcaaCACCCGCCAGGAGAATGTGTTCCTAGTCACCTTACCTGCTAAAATAAATGGAAACACATGTAGATGTTATCATCATGTCACTaacgtcctcttctcctgtccttcctctcctgtctgtctgtctgtctccgtcagCTGTCAGGGCGGACCGCATGCGTGGGGGCCGCAACAAGTTTGGCCCCATGTACAAGCGCGACCGGGCGCTCAAGCAGCAGAAAAAGGCACTGATCCGTGCCAACGGCCTGAAGATCGAGGCCATGACCCAGGTGATGCAGGCGGTGCCCACCGACCTCACCATCTCCTCGGCTATCCAGAACATCCACCAGGCAGCTTCCAAGGGCCTGCCGCTCAGCCACCACGGTCACCCGCACCACGCCGCCCTGCCCCACACAGACTACGACCGCAGCCCCTTCGTCACGTCGCCCATCAGCATGGCCATGCCCCCCCACGCCGGTTCCCTCCAGGGCTACCAGGCGGCCTACGGCCACTTCCAGAGCACCCGCACCATCAAGTCCGAGTACCCGGACCCGTACACCAGCTCGCCCGAGTCCATCATGGGCTACAACCCGTATATGGACGCGTACCAGACGGGCTCGCCGCCCAGCTTCCCGCACCTCATCGTGGAGCTGCTGAAGTGCGAACCTGACGAGCCCCAGGTCCAGACCAAGATCCTGACCTACCTGCAGCAGGAGCAGGCCAGCCGGGGGAAGCACGAGAAACTCAACACGTTCGGCCTAATGTGCAAGATGGCCGACCAGACGCTGTTCTCCATCGTGGAGTGGGCCCGGAGCAGCATCTTCTTCCGCGAGCTCAAGGTACGTGGGGAGactacacacagacaccatgttgaattttacacacacactgtgtactgtatgtctgttttaaTTGTTCATGTGCATCATTCAGAAGATTTAACGTGCATATAGACAAACACTAGtcaaacacatatacagtacatctgcattgtatatacagtacattggttGTCTATATTTTTACAATGTTTCACATACATCATTTTTAGTGGTTGCTAAACTACTGATGATGtgaattaaattaaatatgtTGGTTAGCTAACTACAATATGCAACAAGTCATGCATATTACACATCAAACTCGGTCATATACATGTATTATATCTTGATATATTGTCTGATCAATAGGCAATAGGATCGTTATACCTACCCTATTTGTGTGGCCTTGCATAATGCATCCCGCATTTTGTCCAAACGTTCAATGTTTGACCCAATGTTGTTATCCAAAATTGAcagtttaccacacacacacacacccctgtgatCTCCCTCCTCGTCAAACCCACCCTCATATTTTATCTTCGCCCGCCTTTAATCTTTCCCTTTTATGTGTCTGCCCGACACTAATGCAATGTGTACGAAGCTGAGAGGGAAGGCTGCGGTGTAGCTTTTAGCCGCCTATCTCTCATCCTGATCAGAATTCAGTAGCCAGCCCTGTTTACACACTGTGACACATTTCGGGTATGGGTTAGGAGAACTTTGACTGGCCGCCTTCGGGCTCTTTTCACTCAAAGCAGCGGGATCCCCTGCTCTTGGTTTTGATTCGAATTTTGGATTTGATGTGCCCTTTTTCCCTGTATCATTTTTGAGAACCAAGTAGGCAGGGACTGTATGAGAAtattgaaatacaaataaaatatcatCACAGGCCCACAATGCATGCATCATCACAGCGGCAGAGGTAAATGGAAAATACTTGGAAAAAACAGTCCGACCCTATTACTATTAATGATAATGCATTTAATTAATTCATGAATTATGATGCTGATGTTCTCACCCGATCAACCCATTTAGTAGTAATGCATGCCTAATTGAAGTATTTAAATTTCATTGATGTGTTATCGAACTCTGTTTCCGAAAGCTCTGCTTTCAGTGAGGATACTGCAGCAGACAGTTTTCCTGGCCAGTTTGGAGCCAAAGTAAAGTTAGGTTGACATACTTTGTGGTGTTTTGTCAACCAATCGCTAACAGCTGCTTACCAAAACAACCCTAGATGGCCAACGACGAGTCTTCCTGTAAAAACCTGATCATTACAAACATTTTTAGTCCCTGAGAGGAACGGGAAATGTTTCCAGCGTGGTTTCGTTTGCTCCGAGGTTTATTTGTTCAGTGGAGAAGGTTAATATGCGGAGAGCAACATGAAAAGGCTCTGATGAGTCTGTGTGGATCACCtgtttttctttcattctctttctctgccccctctcttatCTCAC
This window of the Salvelinus sp. IW2-2015 linkage group LG16, ASM291031v2, whole genome shotgun sequence genome carries:
- the nr5a2 gene encoding nuclear receptor subfamily 5 group A member 2 isoform X2; the protein is MSSSSPESESDQCNSTEDLTGAAPHYKMMDYSYDEDLDEMCPVCGDKVSGYHYGLLTCESCKGFFKRTVQNNKRYTCIENQSCAIDKTQRKRCPYCRFQKCLTVGMKLEAVRADRMRGGRNKFGPMYKRDRALKQQKKALIRANGLKIEAMTQVMQAVPTDLTISSAIQNIHQAASKGLPLSHHGHPHHAALPHTDYDRSPFVTSPISMAMPPHAGSLQGYQAAYGHFQSTRTIKSEYPDPYTSSPESIMGYNPYMDAYQTGSPPSFPHLIVELLKCEPDEPQVQTKILTYLQQEQASRGKHEKLNTFGLMCKMADQTLFSIVEWARSSIFFRELKVDDQMKLLQNCWSELLILDHIFRQVMHAKEGSILLVTGQQVDYVVIASQAGATLNNLMSHAQELVGKLRSLQLDQREFVCLKFLVLFSLDVKNLENFHLVESVQEQVNAALLDYVMCNYPQQTDKFGQLLLRLPEIRAISLQAEEYLYYKHLNGDVPCNNLLIEMLHAKRA